The proteins below come from a single Kitasatospora sp. NBC_00315 genomic window:
- a CDS encoding GH1 family beta-glucosidase — protein MTVVPAQTTSGLIAAPRAATPGTAFPAGFAWGAATAAYQIEGGVAEGGRTPSIWDVFSHTPGKVVNGDTGDIAVDHFHRFRDDVRMMADLGLTSYRFSLSWPRIQPTGRGPAVERGLDFYRALTDELLSHGITPVATLYHWDLPQHLEDLGGWTVRDTSYRFADYAALAAEALGDRIGTWTTLNEPWCSAFLGYASGVHAPGRTSPADALKAAHHLNLGHGLAVGVLRSALPASAQIAVSLNLHQIRPLTGDASDAEAARRIDAVGNRVFTDPILRGSYPADLLADTAHLVDWDALIRPEDLAEISRPIDLLGINYYTPTVVSSSENAEPAPRSEVHGASEHSPWPGADDVVFHLAPGEVTAMGWPIDATGLTDLLLDVHRAHPGLPMLVTENGAAFDDAVGPDGTVDDADRVAYLHDHIGAVARAIEAGADVRGYYLWSLMDNFEWAYGYEKRFGAVHVDYETLARTPKASARWYSEVIRRGGLA, from the coding sequence ATGACTGTCGTACCCGCACAGACCACCTCCGGACTCATCGCGGCTCCTCGGGCGGCCACGCCGGGCACCGCCTTCCCGGCCGGCTTCGCCTGGGGCGCCGCCACCGCCGCCTACCAGATCGAGGGGGGCGTCGCCGAGGGCGGTCGGACCCCGTCCATCTGGGACGTCTTCAGCCACACCCCCGGCAAGGTCGTCAACGGGGACACCGGGGACATCGCGGTCGACCACTTCCACCGCTTCCGCGACGACGTCCGGATGATGGCCGACCTCGGCCTGACGTCCTACCGCTTCTCGCTCTCCTGGCCCCGGATCCAGCCCACCGGCCGGGGGCCGGCGGTCGAGCGCGGTCTGGACTTCTACCGGGCCCTGACCGACGAGCTGCTCTCCCACGGCATCACCCCCGTCGCCACGCTCTACCACTGGGACCTCCCGCAGCACCTGGAGGACCTCGGCGGCTGGACGGTCCGCGACACCTCCTACCGCTTCGCCGACTACGCGGCACTCGCCGCCGAGGCGCTCGGGGACCGGATCGGCACCTGGACGACCCTCAACGAGCCCTGGTGCAGCGCTTTCCTCGGCTATGCCTCCGGCGTGCACGCCCCCGGGCGCACCTCCCCCGCCGACGCGCTCAAGGCCGCCCACCACCTCAACCTCGGCCACGGCCTGGCCGTCGGGGTCCTGCGCTCCGCCCTTCCGGCGAGCGCGCAGATCGCCGTCTCGCTCAACCTCCACCAGATCCGCCCGCTCACCGGGGACGCGTCGGACGCCGAGGCCGCCCGTCGGATCGACGCCGTCGGCAACCGCGTCTTCACCGACCCGATCCTGCGCGGCTCCTACCCGGCGGACCTGCTCGCCGACACCGCCCACCTGGTGGACTGGGACGCGCTGATCCGCCCCGAGGACCTCGCCGAGATCTCCCGTCCCATCGACCTCCTGGGGATCAACTACTACACGCCCACCGTCGTCTCCTCCTCGGAGAACGCCGAGCCCGCCCCCCGCAGCGAGGTGCACGGCGCCAGCGAGCACTCCCCCTGGCCCGGCGCGGACGACGTGGTCTTCCACCTCGCGCCCGGTGAGGTCACCGCGATGGGCTGGCCGATCGACGCGACCGGCCTGACCGACCTCCTGCTCGACGTCCACCGCGCCCACCCCGGCCTGCCGATGCTCGTCACCGAGAACGGCGCCGCCTTCGACGACGCGGTGGGCCCCGACGGCACCGTCGACGACGCCGACCGGGTCGCCTATCTGCACGACCACATCGGCGCGGTCGCCAGGGCGATCGAGGCCGGCGCGGACGTCCGCGGCTACTACCTGTGGTCCCTGATGGACAACTTCGAGTGGGCCTACGGGTACGAGAAGCGCTTCGGCGCCGTCCACGTCGACTACGAGACGCTCGCCCGTACGCCCAAGGCCAGCGCCAGGTGGTACTCCGAGGTGATCCGGCGCGGCGGACTCGCCTGA
- a CDS encoding LacI family DNA-binding transcriptional regulator gives MSQTAQRPTGPGDSGASGRGSARPTLEEVAALAGVGRGTVSRVINGSPRVSDRAREAVQTAITELGYVPNRAARTLVTSRTDSIALIVPEAETRLFSEPYFSDIISGVAAELSETDMQLLLILVRNRRERDRLSAYLTAGRVDGVLLVAVHQDDPLPGLLESLEIPSVLAGRRGDQEPLSYVHADNAGGARMAVRHLLRRGCEQVATITGPLDMEVARARLGGYRTALEEAGRPYDEDLVMLADFTEEGGRLAMRELLERRPGLDAVFCASDVMAAGAMQELRAAGRRVPDQVAVIGFDDSIVARHTDPPMTSVRQPIEEMGRTLARLLLDEITERGRARRQVVLATELVVRDSA, from the coding sequence ATGAGCCAGACCGCACAGCGCCCCACCGGGCCGGGCGACTCCGGGGCGAGTGGGCGCGGCTCGGCACGCCCGACCCTGGAGGAGGTGGCCGCGCTCGCCGGGGTCGGTCGCGGCACCGTGTCCCGGGTGATCAACGGCTCGCCCCGGGTCAGCGACCGGGCGCGGGAGGCCGTCCAGACCGCGATCACCGAACTGGGCTACGTCCCGAACCGGGCCGCCCGCACCCTGGTCACCTCGCGGACGGACTCGATCGCACTGATCGTCCCCGAGGCCGAGACCCGGCTCTTCTCCGAGCCGTACTTCTCGGACATCATCAGCGGCGTCGCCGCCGAGCTCTCCGAGACCGACATGCAGCTGCTGCTGATCCTGGTCCGCAACCGGCGTGAGCGGGATCGACTTTCGGCCTATCTGACGGCCGGACGGGTCGACGGCGTCCTGCTCGTCGCCGTGCACCAGGACGACCCGTTGCCCGGTCTGCTGGAGAGCCTGGAGATCCCCTCGGTGCTGGCCGGCCGCCGGGGCGACCAGGAACCGCTCAGCTACGTCCACGCCGACAACGCGGGCGGCGCGCGGATGGCGGTGCGGCACCTGCTGCGGCGCGGTTGCGAGCAGGTCGCGACCATCACCGGTCCGCTCGACATGGAGGTCGCCCGGGCCCGGCTCGGCGGCTACCGGACCGCGCTGGAGGAGGCCGGCCGCCCGTACGACGAGGATCTGGTCATGCTCGCCGACTTCACCGAGGAGGGCGGACGGCTGGCGATGCGTGAGCTCCTGGAGCGCCGCCCCGGACTGGACGCGGTCTTCTGCGCCTCCGACGTGATGGCGGCCGGTGCCATGCAGGAGCTGCGTGCGGCCGGCCGGCGGGTGCCGGACCAGGTCGCGGTGATCGGGTTCGACGACTCGATCGTGGCCCGGCACACCGACCCGCCGATGACGAGTGTCCGCCAGCCCATCGAGGAGATGGGACGCACGCTGGCCAGGTTGCTGCTCGACGAGATCACGGAGCGGGGGCGGGCACGGCGGCAGGTGGTGTTGGCCACCGAGCTGGTGGTGCGGGACTCGGCCTGA